CCGGCGTCGACGTCGGCCTGCCTGACCCACTCACGGACCGCGGTCTCGGTCAGGTCGAAGTCCCTCGCGACCTGCACGATCGTCCGGTCACCCCGCCGGCACACCTCGACGATCTCCGCCTTGAACTCCGGCGTGAACGCTCTGCGCGGCCGGCGTGGTTTCTTGCCCATGCCTTCCATGATGAACATCCTCCCGAGGGGGACACAGCCCCTCTGAGCTGGGATGTCCGTCAAACCGGGTCAGGCCCAGAGGTGCCGGGTGGTGCTTCTCCAATGCCTCACCGACGAGGGTCAGCCCATTGCTCGCATCGTCGAGAACTCCGATCGCATCCCACTTGTCGCTGTCCCCGCCCATAAGCTGCTCGTGGTTCCGGCTGACGCAACGGACCGCTTGGGCGAGTGACGCCACAAGCCGACCAGTGCCTTCGAGGCTGATCACTGCGGGTGAAGCGTCTGCAACCTCTCGTTTCCGCGCCTCGTCTGCTCGCGCGAGGTCCTCTACCATAGCGGCGACATCGATGGTGCCGAGGTAGGTGCGTACGACCGTCTCCCCACGCACGCCGAGGCCGCTGGCCATGTTCTGAACAAGGTCGGCCAGAATGTCCTCTGCGGCGGCGGGTGCCAGACCGAGGCCATGCGCCCGGCATTCATCTCGAAGTCGTTCGACCATCTGCCGGAACTCGGCACGCCTACGCACCTGCTCCACCCTTCCGAGTGCTCACCGGCGCACGCGACCCTGCAGTCGAGGAACCGATCGCCAGTGACAGTCTCTGGTTGTCGGGTGTCCCGCCGCCCCATGCATCAGGACGATCGCCGACACCCGACGCGGGACCCGTAGTTCGGGGTGCCGACCAGGATAATGCTCCAGGAGTGCCCGACGGGGACCCACCGGCAGGACTCGAGAGGACCGGCCCATGCCGAAAAAGCGCACGCCTCGCCAGCGCCTCGCCGCCCAACAGCGAGCACGTCTACAGAGACGTGAACTGGCCAGGCAGGAGAAGTTCCGGGAGCAACACACCCGAAAGGTCCTGGAGCGCCAGGGAGACCCCCGGTTCGTCCAGCGCACACGGCACCCGGACGGCGCCGCGACCCTCACCTGGGACAGCGAATCCGATCTGGGCCAGGAGATGCGCGAAGGGTTCCAGGCCCAGCGCGAGGCGTTCCGCGCGAAGTTCGGCCGAGACCCGGGACCCGAAGATCCGGTGTTCTTCGACCCGGACGCGGACGAGCCCACCCCGATGGGCAAGCGGCACTGGGACGAGGGCATGACCGCGATGATCGCCGCCGCCGAGGAAACCGGGGTCGATCCGGCGTTCATCCACGCCTGGCGGGAGGTCGGCTACATCGTCACCAGCGAAAACGAGCACCTGTTCAGCGCGACCGAGGTACAGGCCTACCTCGACGCCGTCGCCCGACACCGAGGCGACGAGGATGATGAGGAGATCGACTTCGCGAACAGCGTCGAGTTCGGCGCCGAGGGCCTCCGTGAACTCGTCAACGAGACGATCGGCATTGCGTCGGACGAGCCCGCCTGGCGGATCCCGGAGGCACTCGAAGCGGCCGACGACCCGGAGGCCGCCGGGCTGGCCGCCAGCACCATGATCGCGGTGCTGATGATGTGGCTGACCGGGGCGAAAGAGGAAGCGAACGGCGACATAGCTGGTCCGGCGATGGAGTGGATCCGGGAGCATCTGGGAGGCGAGGCGGCCGACTATGCCTTCCAACTCGCCGGCCTCCTGGGCAGTCCTCTCGCGCCGAACACCACAGTCGATGAAGCCTTCAAGCGGTTGGGCGACGTGTTCCTGCCCGCGTTGGTGTGGCTCGCGGCGGGCATGGTCGCGACACAGGCGGACGGCGACGTGGAGTGGCTCAGCCAGTTCGACCCCGAGCCCGAAGCGAATTGAATTGCGGCACCGACGGCATCGGCGGCCGTCCTGAGGTGATCAGGAGATGCCGAATGTGCTGCGGCGTGATCTGTTCTCGCAGGCGTTGTCAGTCGAGTATGTAGTGCTCCCCAACGTCGTAGATAAGCCACTCGCAAACGGCGTCGGGAATCTGCCATGGTCGGGTGAGCATCAGTCTTCGGACTATTGCAAGGTCGGTGCCTGAGGGTGGTGCCGGTATCGGCTTGCCTCTCCAGACGCGGTGGTCGGGATTATCGAGCGCGGCGAACACGGCGTCCACGTGCGATGCGTACCCTGGCTTTCCCCACCATCCAGTCGCCCACGCGATGCTGAAAACTGCCGGGCCGTAGAGGACCGAACGAGGGTCGTACTTGTCCATACATAAAAGTGCGTAACTGGCCGCGCCTGCTACTTCTTTTTCGTAGTCGGCGAGTTCGGACTCTGGCGTGACATCTTCTGGCACATCACATTCCGGATGGGCCCGCGCGTTGGACAGCGTCTGGGCCACTACATCATAGAGGGTGTTGCCGGTGACGAGAACCCGCTTCGGGTTGGTGAACCAGCGGTACAGGCGATAGACAACCACTTCTAGGGAGTCAGGGTCGGCCCCGGCTACATCCGTCATGCTACGGACGCCCTGCTGCCGGCACCAGGTCTTCAACCGCTCACGGACTCTTGACGTGCTGTGGGTGTTAACTCGATACATGTCCATGTCGGACAGGGCACCGATGTTAGCCCCCGCATGCCAGTCCTCTACCTTGGTGTTCCGCCACCATAGAGCCGTAATGCCGACAGCTGCCATGTCGACCATCTGGGCAAGGTTGTCGGGCTCGAACCCATGGTTGGCTAACATTTCCCGCAGAACATCAGGGGACGGGTACCTCTCTTCATCGGTGGACGTTTCGTCCAGTTCGGGACTGCTCATGGTTCGGGTACCCTCCGGCGGCGGAATGCTGGTGCGAGATTTCGGGCGTATCTAGAACGGATGAACCATCGCGTCGGGCCTTGGCTGAATGGCGAGTTTATCGTTTTGAACATCGTATACCAGGCGATAGCGGTCGGTGATCAGCTTGACGTCCTCGTTGGTTATATTGATCACCGGACTGCGATTTTTGAGCAGCATGATCAGCTCGCGCCCAGGCCAGCCGAGTTTGTCAATAAAACGGCTGAACCGCCGACCGCTCTGGGTCGCGTATTCGCGGGCCCGTTGTGACCACTCGCCACTTTCCACTCTACGTACTACCTCCATAGCCAGATCGTGACTGGATAGGTTCCTGATCCCGGTGGTGCTGTCTGCTGTGGAGGCTGGTAGGTTGACCAGCCATGCCCGCCGATCCGCCGCCGTCGTATGACGAGCTGCTGGCGTTGAACGCCGGGCTGGCAGCACGGCTGGAGCAGGCGCTGACGCGGATCGCTGAGCTTGAGGCCCGGTTGAAGCAGTCGTCTGCCAACTCGTCGAAACCGCCGTCGAGCGACGGGCTGGCCAAACCGGCGCCGAAGTCGCTGCGGGGCCGTTCGGGTCGCCGGCCGGGCCGTCCCACCGGCGGCGAGGGCACCACCCTGTCCCAGGTGGCGGATCCGGACGTGATCGTCCGGCATGTGCCGGACACCTGTGGCGGCTGCGGAGGCGGCCTGACCGACCCGGCCGAGGTGACGGTCACCCGCCGGCAGGTGTTCGACATCCCCCAGCCTCGGGTCGTGGTGACCGAGCACCAGATCGTCACCGTCGCCTGCCGGTGCGGGCACCACACCACCGCCGCGACACCCGTCGGGGCCACCGCGCCCGCCGTCTACGGACCACGGATCGCCGCGATCGGCGTCTACCTGCTCCACGGACAGTTCCTGTCCATCGGCCGCACCGCCGACGCGATCCGTGACCTGTTCGGCCTGCCCGTCGCGGCGGCCACCATCACCGCCTGGGTCACCCGCACCGCCCTCGGCGTCATCGACACGGTGCTCCCCGTCATCCGTGACCGCGTCCGACACGCCCCGGTCGCGCACTTCGACGAGACCGGCATGCGCGTCGACGGCCGCCTCGCCTGGCTGCACTCCGCCTCCACACCCACCGACGTGCTCCTCACCGTGCACCGCCGGCGCGGCACCGCCGGAATGGACGACGCCGGCGTGCTGCCCGCCTTCACCGGCACCGCCGTGCACGACGCGTGGGCCCCGTACGACACCTACACCGACGCGGTCCACGCCCTGTGCAACGCCCACGTGCTGCGGGAACTGGTCTACGTGGTCGACACCGCCACCGGACAGGTCGCCGACCTCGCCGGCCAGGCCGCCGCGGCCCTGCGGCAACTGAACCACCTGACGGTCACGGCCCGCGCCGACGGCGGTGAACCCGACCCGGCCGACCTCGCCGAACAGACCCACCTGCTGCGCTCGGCCGTCGTACTCGGCGCCGAGGCCACCGCCGACCGCACCGACAAGCTGCACCGCAAGTACCACGCCCTGTTCGTGCGGCTACGGGACCGACGCGCCGACTACCTGCGGTTCCTCACCGACCCGGCCGTCCCGTTCGACAACAACCCGGCCGAGCGGACCATCCGCATGCCGAAACTCCGGATCAAGGTCTCCGGCAGTATGCGCACCATGACCGGAGCCGAACACTTCGCCGCGATCCGCAGCTACACCGCCACCGCCACCCGACACGGCATCAACATGCTCGACGCACTCACCCGAGCCGCCGCCGGCAGCCCCTGGATTCCCACAACCACCTGACCCACCTCGCGCGCTTGCGGTATTCCAAGGTCCCACGCACCTATCCAGTCACGCCAGATCGAGGTCACCGAGCTGCTCCTGTTTTACGTCTAGGAAGCTGCCAAAAACCACAAGTTTGGTTACTGTCAGCAACTTGTGTGGGTCGGAGTTATATTCTCGTACTCGCACTACAGTTGACTCCAGGTGCCGTCCGGCCGTTGAGCGACTGATCGGCTTCCGAAAGGTAGCCTGCGCGAGCGCGTTCCCGCGCACCGTCGTGATCCACTGCGCCTCGCCGCTAGAGTGCTCGCTTCTGGCCAGGTAGCCCGCCGTGCAGAGTTTCGCGAGATGAGCGATCGCCTCATCCTCCGAAACGCCGAGAACCTGTGCCGCCCGCCAGGCGCCAGTGTCGTCCCGATAGGACCGCATCAGATCTCTCGCCGCTACCGCAGATAGGCCCTCGATCATTTCGTTCTTGTTGATGAGCACCGTGCCTCACGCTCCAGTACTAACGTCGAGCATCAAAGTCATCCTGCCATACCCCAAGGATCGACACCGGCCAGAAAGATGATCTTGCCCTGGCCCGCGACCTACGGCGATTGTCGGAAGGTTGCGGGAGGGTGGAGCGCAATTGTGGGCGATACGGATATATGCGATGGGTCATAGCTAGGCAGCAAGCCAGGAGGTCACGCGGAGCGGTTCCGGCATGACGAGATGTCACGCCCAGGAGGTCGATGACCAGAGGCGAGATGGAGGGACGCTCCCACGCCTGACTATCGGGTCGACCGGGACAGGTCGGATTGAATAACGATCCGGCCTGTCCCGGATAGTGCTGTTGAGCCCTATTTGTGCGAGTCGTCTCGGCTGGTAACGATGAGGCCGGTACCGGGCAGCGGGTCGCCGACCGGTGTGGTGGCCCAGGCTTCGTGTTGGCTGGTGCCGGCGGCGCTGAGGTTGAGTAGTTGCACGAGGTCGGCGATGCCGGGCGCGGTAGGCAGATCGCAGATAACGACCGCGCTGCCGGTCGAGTCGCCGCTGTCTTCGTCGTCGGGATCGTCCGGTTCCCACCGACCCAGGTGAATGTTCCACCCGTGCGGATGCCTCCCGCCGGGTACGGGGCTGTCAATTGACAGGTAGTAGCTGTCTCCCCATGACGGGTCGTCGAGGATCGACAGCGCCGATACGTCCAGCATCGCCTCCTGATTGTCGGTCAGTCGGTAGGCGCTCAGGAGTGCCCGCAGCCCTTCGGCACCTTCGGCTAGAGCCGTATCGGTAGCGCCTTCCTCGAGTCGATCAAGCGACTCCCGGGTCAACGTGTTGAGTTGGGACATGCCCCCCTCGTAAGCGACGAACGGGAGTGAGTGCTCCCACGATCGCTGCACCGGTATCGCAGGTTCGACGTTCTCGCTGTAATAGAGCACCTCGGCGCGCAGGTCGCGGGCCTCGGTCTGTAGTTCCTGGGTGATGGCGAGTTGGACCGGGGCTGGGGCCTCGTTGAGTGCTTGGTCGAGATCGGTGAACGCGGTGTGCAGTTCGAACATGACTAGCTCGTACCAGAGGCTGTGGGTGCCGACGAGCAGGCCCGCCCGTGCCGCCGGGTCGATCAACGTGTCCAAGTGGCCGGTCGGGTAGCCGCTCAAGCTGTTGCCACGCCGGTCGTAGACGCACAGCGGGAGTGTGGCGCAGGCGGAGATGCGGTTGAGCGCGTCAACAATCCTTCGGGCGAGCATGGGTTCGTCACAGCTGGTGACGGTGGTGCTGGCGGTGTCGTCGTCGGGGGTGCGGTAGGAGGCTAGGACCTGGGTCTTTCCGCGGTTCGGGTGGGTGGAGTAGATGGTCACGTTGGCGCGTCCTTTCGCATGACGGCCCGCAGGCGGTCAAGGCGTGGTGCACGGATTGGGAGGCGGTGGCGAGGGCGCGGTCCGACGCTCCATGCCTCGACAAGTGATCCGCGGTGGTTCAGGTACAGCCCGAACTCCATGCGTAACCATGAGTATAGTCGCATCATATCGCGGCGGACTTGCGCCGTCGGGGCGGGTGAACACGTACCCGGTGTCGGTCCACGCCTTGCCGTCGGCGGTGGTCCCGGTCCGCTGGTCGAGTTGGCGGCGGCGGTGCGCCCGCAGCACCCGGATGGTGGGCCTGTCCAGGGCGACCGCCCCCGCCCGGCCGCGGTCTTGGATTCGCCCCACAAAGCCGCACTTCACAGGCCACGACCGAGTTTCCGAACGGTCAGGCTCGGGCTGCCCGGAATCGCAGTTGACTAATACGTCGGGCCGCGCTCTTCGTCGGCCGATGATGATCCAGCGGATCGGGAACCGCCCCCACTCGCGTGTCCCGCTTCTGGCGCAAGCGCCGGAGCATCTCGCCTTTCTGATCTTGATAGGGGTGATGCTCAGAGGAGACGTACTCGGCCGCGGGAGTCAGCGGGTCGTCCGGTCCTCGTCGCTGCTGCCAGGCCGCAGAGGGGTATCTTCGGGGCTGTTCGCCGGGTTGGCTTTCCTGGTTGGTGCCTGTCGCCGCCGACGGTTCGGTGGTCCGGCTCCTTTGCCGCTGCCGTTGCGGCTCTGTCGGGCTCGCCGCTGGATGGGAACGCTGCTCGCCCATGCGACTGCCGTCCCTGGCCATCTGGAAGATCCGCCGAGCAGCGCTACTAACAGGAATGATCATCCCGTCTGCCGGAGAGTAGACAAAGGCAGCCATCCCTACCTGCTCGGCGTAGGACAACGCGGCCGGCGTGTAGCGGTTGTTCACAAAGAAGTAGAGCGTGCCCGGACGGTTGGCTCGCGCGCCCGCGAGCTCGCGGAGCGGCCGTGGACCGATTGGCTTTCCGTACCATTTGACCTGCGCGAAGGCGCCCATCGCGATGGCGTCGATGCCTCCGTCGGCACCTGGCTTCGTCGGACGTGCGTCACGGTGGCCGAGCCACTTCATCCAAGCCACGGCGTTCGCCTCGGCGGCGGCCCAATCCTCGACCTGTCGCGGCGGCGGTGCGCCCTCCGGTCGGCCCTCCATCCCCGCCCCTCTCCTGTGCTGGTCGTGGAACGGTAGCAGGGCGCCGATGATCGCGGCTTCCTCCTTGGTCCGCCGTCATTTCATGGCACCCGGCATAGCGCCCACGTTCGGTTGAGGCCATGACGTCGGCGCAGTTGGCGATCCTGCTTTACCCGGCCCTCATTGTCGGCAAGTCCTATCGCTTCAACCGCGCCGGCGGTGAGCGCCAGTGCAGCGAGAACTGGATGGTGGGTATGTGGCAAAGCGAGCCCCGCTGCATCCCCTGTGCCTGACCTGGTTCTGGCGGACATCCCGGACCGGGTTCCCTAACGGTCCAAGGTCCAGCCAGCTATTGAGGCTGCCCTCAAGGACAGGACGCTGATCCTCCTGAATCCTCACGGCCCGGGCTGAGCAGGAGGCGGTAGAGCAGCACCGTGCCTAGTCGCGCAGCAGTTCACCACGTACGAACCTGCGACAGCGTTGACCACGCTGGCTCCGCCGGTCGTTGCCGTTCAATCTGAGCGAGTTGTCGCCGGTGGGTGGTTCTGACCTGGGATTTCGGGGGT
The sequence above is a segment of the Solwaraspora sp. WMMD406 genome. Coding sequences within it:
- a CDS encoding IS66 family transposase — translated: MPADPPPSYDELLALNAGLAARLEQALTRIAELEARLKQSSANSSKPPSSDGLAKPAPKSLRGRSGRRPGRPTGGEGTTLSQVADPDVIVRHVPDTCGGCGGGLTDPAEVTVTRRQVFDIPQPRVVVTEHQIVTVACRCGHHTTAATPVGATAPAVYGPRIAAIGVYLLHGQFLSIGRTADAIRDLFGLPVAAATITAWVTRTALGVIDTVLPVIRDRVRHAPVAHFDETGMRVDGRLAWLHSASTPTDVLLTVHRRRGTAGMDDAGVLPAFTGTAVHDAWAPYDTYTDAVHALCNAHVLRELVYVVDTATGQVADLAGQAAAALRQLNHLTVTARADGGEPDPADLAEQTHLLRSAVVLGAEATADRTDKLHRKYHALFVRLRDRRADYLRFLTDPAVPFDNNPAERTIRMPKLRIKVSGSMRTMTGAEHFAAIRSYTATATRHGINMLDALTRAAAGSPWIPTTT
- a CDS encoding restriction endonuclease, which produces MEGRPEGAPPPRQVEDWAAAEANAVAWMKWLGHRDARPTKPGADGGIDAIAMGAFAQVKWYGKPIGPRPLRELAGARANRPGTLYFFVNNRYTPAALSYAEQVGMAAFVYSPADGMIIPVSSAARRIFQMARDGSRMGEQRSHPAASPTEPQRQRQRSRTTEPSAATGTNQESQPGEQPRRYPSAAWQQRRGPDDPLTPAAEYVSSEHHPYQDQKGEMLRRLRQKRDTRVGAVPDPLDHHRPTKSAARRISQLRFRAARA